From the Halorhabdus utahensis DSM 12940 genome, one window contains:
- a CDS encoding 2,5-diamino-6-(ribosylamino)-4(3H)-pyrimidinone 5'-phosphate reductase: MHVVVNAAMSADGKLSTHDREQVAISGEADFDRVDGLRADSDAVMVGVGTVLADDPSLTVDDPDRIAQRGDRGDPPQPARVVADSRARTPPDAQILDDEAETYLVVGERAATEKVERLESTGATVIAAGHDRVDLSAGLDALESHGIDRLMVEGGGELIFSLFADDLVDELSVFVGPMLIGGRDAPTLADGDGFLEGFPVLDLRDVEQMDGGVLLRWDVA; the protein is encoded by the coding sequence ATGCACGTCGTCGTCAACGCCGCGATGAGCGCGGACGGCAAACTCTCGACGCACGACCGGGAGCAGGTCGCGATCAGCGGCGAGGCGGACTTCGACCGCGTCGACGGACTCCGGGCCGACAGCGATGCCGTCATGGTCGGCGTCGGGACCGTCCTCGCTGACGATCCCTCGCTCACGGTCGACGACCCCGATCGAATCGCTCAACGGGGTGATCGTGGCGATCCACCCCAGCCCGCTCGCGTCGTCGCTGATTCCCGCGCCCGGACACCACCCGACGCTCAGATTCTCGACGACGAGGCCGAGACGTACTTGGTCGTTGGCGAACGCGCGGCGACGGAGAAGGTCGAGCGGCTCGAGTCCACGGGTGCGACAGTCATCGCCGCCGGTCACGATCGGGTCGACCTGTCTGCGGGACTCGACGCGCTCGAATCCCATGGGATCGACCGACTCATGGTCGAGGGTGGTGGCGAACTCATCTTCTCGTTGTTCGCGGACGATCTCGTCGACGAACTCTCGGTGTTCGTCGGCCCGATGCTCATCGGCGGGCGCGATGCACCGACGCTCGCCGATGGCGACGGGTTCCTCGAAGGGTTCCCGGTCCTCGATCTACGGGACGTCGAGCAAATGGACGGCGGCGTCCTGTTGCGGTGGGACGTCGCCTGA
- a CDS encoding Single-stranded DNA binding protein, producing MSVEDKAEELASDLGVDKAEVKEDLQNLVSYSVPLEEAVQSLRRKYGDTDDSGGSIPEADVAEVSTGDDAVSVTGVFLTVGTRSIRYQGSDHVIHEGEFADETGKISYTAWEDFGVEPGDVVRIENAGVREWDGEPELNLGERTTVRLSDDAIDVPYDIGGDRRLAALAPGDRGVNAEVQVLEREQKIIDGRDGETEILSGVLADETARLPFTDWDPHAGIEEGASIRIEDAFVREFRGAPAINVSEFSTVTALDRTVEATDDAPRMAIREAVEGGGLFDVEVTGTAIAVRDGSGLIERCPECGRVVQNGQCRSHGAVEGEDDLRTKAILDDGTGTVTAVLDEELTAEVYGGGLEDARDHARDAMDRDVVTDAIREAIVGRAFRVRGSLSVDDFGATLNATEFESRRDDPAARAREVLAEVEP from the coding sequence ATGTCCGTCGAAGACAAAGCCGAGGAGCTTGCCTCCGACCTCGGTGTTGACAAAGCGGAGGTCAAAGAAGACCTACAGAACCTCGTCTCCTACAGCGTCCCGCTGGAGGAAGCAGTACAGAGCCTCCGTCGGAAGTACGGCGACACCGACGACAGCGGCGGGTCGATCCCCGAGGCAGACGTCGCCGAGGTCTCGACTGGCGACGACGCCGTCTCCGTGACCGGCGTCTTCCTGACGGTCGGGACACGCTCGATCCGGTACCAGGGGTCCGATCACGTCATCCACGAGGGCGAGTTCGCCGACGAAACGGGAAAGATCTCCTACACTGCCTGGGAGGACTTCGGCGTCGAGCCCGGTGACGTCGTCCGAATCGAGAACGCTGGCGTCCGCGAGTGGGACGGCGAGCCCGAGTTGAACCTCGGCGAGCGCACCACGGTCCGTCTCAGCGACGACGCGATCGACGTCCCCTACGATATCGGCGGCGATCGCAGGCTCGCGGCACTCGCACCGGGAGACCGGGGCGTCAACGCCGAGGTGCAGGTCCTCGAACGCGAGCAGAAGATCATCGACGGCCGCGACGGCGAGACCGAGATCCTGAGCGGCGTGCTCGCCGATGAGACTGCCCGACTCCCCTTCACCGACTGGGATCCACACGCCGGGATCGAGGAAGGCGCGTCGATCCGGATCGAGGACGCCTTCGTCAGGGAGTTCCGCGGCGCGCCGGCGATCAACGTCTCGGAGTTCTCGACCGTCACCGCACTCGATCGGACGGTCGAGGCGACCGACGACGCCCCCCGAATGGCCATCCGCGAGGCTGTCGAGGGCGGCGGGCTGTTCGACGTGGAAGTGACCGGGACCGCAATCGCAGTCCGGGACGGCTCGGGACTCATCGAGCGCTGCCCCGAGTGCGGTCGGGTCGTCCAGAACGGCCAGTGTCGGAGCCACGGCGCGGTCGAGGGTGAGGACGACCTCCGGACGAAGGCGATCCTCGACGACGGGACGGGAACCGTCACCGCCGTCCTCGACGAGGAACTGACCGCCGAGGTCTACGGCGGCGGGCTCGAGGACGCTCGAGACCACGCTCGCGACGCGATGGATCGGGACGTGGTGACCGACGCGATCCGCGAGGCCATCGTCGGGCGAGCGTTCCGCGTCCGCGGATCGCTGAGCGTTGATGACTTCGGCGCGACGCTCAACGCCACCGAGTTCGAGTCCCGCAGAGACGACCCAGCAGCGCGTGCCCGCGAGGTGCTCGCGGAGGTGGAACCATGA
- a CDS encoding metallophosphoesterase: MAVEPVPGAPAATVEVPDGRALVVADVHAGIEAGLRKEGVELASGADQRRENVLSLVAETDPDRLIVLGDLGHAIGTPQRDEREEIDRLVSEITERVPLTLVKGNHDGEIESLLADREGVAITDGSGVRLGSVGFAHGHTWPAPDVLAAETVCIGHEHPVVRLEDEVGGRRKERVWLRGAIDPVPFREHDDDTRLQVDGELVVFPAFNDLSGGTWINVAGQSFLSPFLPEGLADGTAYLLDGTRLGPYDQI, translated from the coding sequence ATGGCGGTCGAACCGGTCCCCGGCGCACCTGCAGCGACCGTCGAGGTTCCGGATGGACGCGCCCTGGTCGTCGCGGACGTTCATGCGGGCATCGAGGCCGGATTGCGAAAGGAAGGTGTCGAGCTCGCGTCCGGGGCCGACCAGCGGCGCGAGAACGTGCTCTCGCTGGTAGCCGAGACGGATCCGGACCGGTTGATTGTCCTGGGCGACCTGGGTCATGCCATCGGGACGCCTCAGCGAGACGAGCGCGAGGAGATTGACCGTCTCGTCTCGGAAATCACCGAGCGCGTCCCGCTCACGCTCGTGAAGGGCAACCACGACGGCGAGATCGAGTCGCTGCTTGCCGACCGCGAGGGCGTGGCGATCACTGACGGATCGGGCGTGCGCCTGGGATCAGTCGGGTTCGCCCACGGCCACACCTGGCCCGCACCGGACGTCCTCGCCGCCGAGACGGTCTGCATCGGCCACGAACACCCCGTCGTCCGGCTGGAGGACGAGGTCGGCGGCCGACGGAAGGAACGCGTCTGGCTCCGCGGAGCGATCGATCCCGTCCCTTTTCGGGAGCACGACGACGACACGCGTCTGCAAGTCGACGGCGAACTCGTCGTCTTCCCGGCGTTCAACGACCTCTCGGGCGGCACCTGGATCAACGTCGCGGGGCAGTCGTTCCTCTCCCCCTTTTTACCCGAGGGGCTCGCTGACGGCACGGCCTATTTACTGGATGGGACGCGACTCGGGCCGTACGATCAGATCTAG
- a CDS encoding creatininase family protein, with amino-acid sequence MYLADAAWPDLSSYFESESIALIPLGSTEQHGPHLPEGTDHLIAEAFATEAADRTGFLRTPPVRIGVSPHHQQFPGTMSVDPPAFRDYVESFTRSLTNHGIDRVIYVNAHGGNITHLREVGRRLREDGTVFAVEWMWDESIPEQVNDVFDHNGPHGGPKETALIQHLHPDLVHEGRLEDARDGGRVEVSQDVGRVHGARTFYDSIENSENGVFGDQTEATAEIGAELFDAASDELVALAEWLDEQPFEDLMPREHVSTRS; translated from the coding sequence ATGTACCTCGCCGACGCCGCGTGGCCGGATCTTTCGTCGTACTTCGAGTCGGAGTCGATCGCGCTGATCCCGCTGGGGTCGACCGAGCAACACGGCCCACATCTGCCGGAGGGGACTGACCACCTCATCGCCGAGGCGTTCGCCACGGAGGCCGCCGACCGGACTGGATTCCTGCGGACGCCACCAGTCCGGATCGGCGTGAGTCCCCATCATCAGCAGTTCCCGGGGACGATGTCCGTCGATCCGCCCGCGTTCCGAGACTACGTCGAGAGCTTCACCCGAAGTCTCACCAACCACGGCATCGATCGGGTGATCTACGTCAACGCCCACGGCGGCAACATAACCCATCTCAGAGAGGTCGGTCGGCGACTCCGCGAGGACGGGACCGTCTTCGCTGTCGAGTGGATGTGGGACGAGAGCATTCCCGAGCAGGTGAACGATGTCTTCGACCACAATGGCCCCCACGGCGGCCCCAAGGAGACCGCACTCATCCAGCACCTTCACCCCGATCTCGTCCACGAGGGCCGCCTCGAAGACGCACGTGACGGCGGTCGCGTCGAGGTAAGCCAGGACGTGGGCCGCGTCCACGGCGCTCGCACGTTCTACGATTCGATCGAGAACAGCGAGAACGGGGTTTTCGGGGACCAAACTGAGGCGACCGCCGAGATCGGTGCGGAGCTGTTCGACGCGGCCAGCGACGAACTCGTCGCACTCGCCGAGTGGCTGGACGAACAGCCCTTCGAGGACCTCATGCCGCGCGAGCACGTATCGACCAGATCGTAG
- a CDS encoding DEAD/DEAH box helicase → MSEATREGDAVFAHLGDAVRSALSDRGFTTPTEPQRRAIPPIADGEDALVIAPTGSGKTETAMLPVFDAIEGDPPDGIAALYVTPLRALNRDMRDRLEWWGETLDLEIDVRHGDTTQYRRQQQAEDPPDVLVTTPETVQAILTGEKLREGLADVAHVVVDEVHELAAAKRGAQLTVGLERLRDLAGPFQRIGLSATVGDPAEVGRFLTGDRGCSIVEIDAGSDIEIDVVRPSIEERDENVAGEIVTDAEVASHVRQIDELIETHESTLVFVNTRQTAEALGSRLKEYGTDVGIHHGSLASDTRVEVEDAFKAGDLDALLCTSSMELGIDVGRVDHVVQYNSPRQVSRLLQRIGRAGHRRDRTSAGTIVTTSPDETFEALAIARMARAGEVEPAAIHHGSRDTVANQIAGVVMDLGEVDARRAYEIVTRAYPFGDISEAVFREIVRELADNRVIWLEEDDDELSKRRGTWQYFYHNLSMIPDEATYDVADGTSGRQVGTLDERFVVNFAAPGEVFIQAGEMWRITEIDEDEETVHVTPVGDPAGEVPSWTGQEIPVPYDVAQEVAELRGVAAEQLRAGGEPESVARHLAGRYDAAEATIRSALEQIEYHEGPVPGPNRIVVEFEGRDVVLNAAFGHKVNETLGRLLSALLGQRTGSSVGLDVDPYRISLEVPRNVTAGDVVDVLESTDPAHVEGLIELSLKNAGALKFRLAQVATKFGALKNWRGRGSNRFGRDRLLEALEGTPIYDEALRELIHEKLDIDRASELLREIQSGDIVVETVGGRTAIGRGGRSGSKELLAPENADASVIQTLKDRIQEDRVILFCVHCESYKTTKPVKRVRDQPKCPECGSTRIAALNPWDEETVTAVKTDEKDDEQERRTKRGYQAADLVQSHGKQAIIALAGRGVGPTNAARIINKLRENEDDFYRDILAREREYARTRSFWE, encoded by the coding sequence ATGAGCGAGGCGACGCGCGAGGGTGACGCCGTCTTCGCCCACCTCGGCGACGCCGTCCGGTCGGCACTGTCCGACCGCGGCTTTACGACGCCCACCGAGCCACAGCGTCGCGCGATCCCGCCGATCGCCGACGGTGAGGACGCGCTGGTGATCGCCCCGACCGGCAGCGGCAAGACCGAGACTGCGATGCTCCCGGTCTTCGACGCGATCGAAGGCGATCCACCCGACGGCATCGCCGCGCTGTACGTCACGCCGCTGCGGGCACTCAATCGCGACATGCGGGATCGCCTGGAGTGGTGGGGTGAGACACTTGACCTCGAGATCGACGTCCGCCACGGCGACACGACCCAGTATCGTCGCCAGCAACAGGCCGAGGATCCGCCGGACGTTCTGGTCACCACGCCCGAGACCGTGCAGGCGATCCTGACCGGTGAGAAGCTTCGGGAGGGACTCGCAGACGTCGCCCACGTCGTCGTCGACGAGGTCCACGAACTCGCGGCCGCAAAACGCGGCGCGCAGTTGACCGTCGGCCTCGAACGGCTCCGGGACCTCGCCGGCCCGTTCCAGCGGATCGGGCTTTCGGCGACCGTCGGCGATCCCGCGGAAGTCGGGCGGTTTCTCACGGGCGATCGGGGATGTTCGATCGTCGAGATCGACGCCGGCAGCGACATCGAGATCGACGTCGTCCGCCCTTCGATCGAAGAGCGCGACGAGAACGTCGCCGGCGAGATCGTCACCGATGCCGAGGTCGCCAGTCACGTCAGGCAGATCGACGAACTGATCGAAACCCACGAGTCGACGCTGGTGTTTGTCAACACCCGACAGACGGCCGAAGCGCTGGGCTCGCGACTCAAGGAATACGGCACGGACGTTGGCATCCACCACGGGTCGCTGGCCTCGGACACTCGCGTCGAGGTCGAGGACGCGTTCAAGGCGGGCGACCTGGACGCGTTGCTGTGTACCTCCTCGATGGAGCTCGGGATCGACGTCGGGCGTGTCGATCACGTCGTCCAGTACAACAGCCCCCGGCAGGTCTCCCGGTTGCTCCAGCGCATCGGGCGGGCGGGCCATCGCCGGGATCGAACGTCCGCAGGGACGATCGTCACGACGAGCCCCGACGAGACCTTCGAGGCGCTCGCCATTGCGCGAATGGCCCGGGCCGGCGAGGTCGAACCGGCAGCGATCCACCACGGGAGTCGGGACACCGTGGCCAATCAGATCGCGGGCGTCGTCATGGACCTGGGAGAGGTCGACGCCCGCCGCGCCTACGAGATCGTCACGCGGGCGTACCCCTTTGGCGATATTTCCGAAGCTGTCTTCCGGGAGATCGTGCGTGAACTCGCCGACAATCGCGTCATTTGGCTCGAGGAAGACGACGACGAGCTCTCGAAACGCCGGGGGACCTGGCAATACTTCTATCACAACCTCTCGATGATCCCCGACGAGGCGACCTACGACGTCGCCGACGGCACGAGCGGCCGGCAGGTCGGGACGCTGGACGAACGCTTCGTCGTCAACTTCGCCGCGCCGGGGGAGGTGTTCATCCAGGCCGGCGAGATGTGGCGGATCACCGAGATCGACGAGGACGAGGAGACGGTCCACGTCACGCCGGTCGGCGACCCGGCCGGCGAAGTTCCCTCCTGGACCGGCCAGGAGATCCCGGTGCCCTACGACGTAGCGCAGGAAGTCGCCGAGCTCCGGGGGGTCGCGGCCGAGCAACTCCGGGCTGGGGGCGAGCCCGAAAGCGTCGCCCGGCACCTTGCTGGCAGATATGATGCCGCCGAGGCGACGATCCGCTCCGCGCTCGAACAGATCGAATATCACGAGGGACCGGTGCCCGGCCCGAATCGGATCGTCGTCGAGTTCGAGGGGCGGGACGTCGTGCTTAATGCTGCCTTCGGCCACAAGGTCAACGAGACACTCGGTCGACTCCTCTCGGCACTGCTCGGCCAGCGTACGGGCTCGTCGGTCGGCCTCGACGTCGACCCGTACCGGATTTCCCTGGAGGTGCCACGCAACGTCACCGCCGGCGACGTCGTCGACGTACTCGAATCGACCGATCCCGCTCACGTCGAGGGGTTGATCGAACTCAGTCTGAAGAACGCCGGCGCGCTGAAGTTCCGACTCGCGCAGGTCGCCACCAAGTTCGGCGCGCTCAAGAACTGGCGTGGGCGAGGGAGCAACCGCTTCGGACGGGATCGGCTGCTCGAAGCACTCGAGGGGACGCCGATCTACGACGAAGCTCTCCGGGAGTTGATCCACGAGAAACTCGACATCGACCGGGCGAGCGAGTTACTTCGGGAGATCCAGTCGGGCGACATCGTTGTCGAGACTGTCGGCGGCCGGACGGCGATCGGTCGCGGCGGCCGCTCGGGCAGCAAGGAACTCCTCGCCCCCGAGAACGCCGACGCGAGCGTGATCCAGACGCTGAAAGACCGGATCCAGGAGGACCGCGTCATCCTGTTCTGCGTTCACTGTGAGTCCTACAAAACCACCAAACCGGTCAAGCGAGTGCGCGACCAGCCGAAATGCCCGGAGTGTGGCTCGACCCGGATCGCGGCATTGAACCCCTGGGACGAGGAGACCGTCACGGCAGTCAAGACCGACGAGAAAGATGACGAGCAGGAACGACGGACGAAACGCGGCTACCAGGCCGCGGATCTCGTCCAGAGCCACGGCAAACAGGCCATCATCGCGCTGGCAGGGCGCGGCGTCGGGCCGACGAACGCGGCCCGCATCATCAACAAACTCCGGGAGAACGAGGACGATTTCTACCGGGATATCCTCGCCCGGGAACGCGAGTACGCCCGGACGCGGTCGTTCTGGGAGTGA
- a CDS encoding MutS-related protein: MDVEDYWGVGPKTRDLLAESLGIETAIAAIESGDLRALTEAGLSRGRATRILRRAQGGAMDVLATRDARSVYKSVLDLASDYAVTRHAADSIRLLTPLDSRSAMESRLETVMDAVAVWNALDESTREGVIEAFDAYDSVEGGDLAGVRTALALRETGVTDGVFAPLADLEVEQLDAAADALAALSADGVAAGADDRLDDLRTQLGAIEDMAADAESVIATIRDAGVRGGDEFRERFVDHVVSEAGVDVGAVREAMVTDAPDVTDFVSETLRGLAADRRDAVEEREADVRERLETSLELAREDVDAAVDVVDEIARDVSLARFARAFDLTAPTYREGRVLAVENARNLELMGGDVAVQPVTYGIGDHSLSVAGANEPPRGDRVAVLTGANSGGKTTLLETLAQVQLLAQMGLPVPADAAEVGVVDAVVFHRRHASFNAGVLESTLRTVVPPLTDEGRTLMLVDEFEAITEPGSAADLLHGLVTLTVDQPALGVFVTHLADDLEPLPSAARTDGIFAEGLTTDLELEVDYQPRFGTVGRSTPEFIVSRLVADADDRRERGGFQTLAAAVGEQAVQRTLSDAEWSG, encoded by the coding sequence ATGGACGTAGAGGACTACTGGGGCGTCGGGCCGAAGACCCGTGATCTCCTCGCCGAGTCGCTGGGCATCGAAACTGCCATCGCCGCGATCGAATCCGGCGATCTTCGGGCGTTGACCGAGGCCGGATTGAGTCGCGGCCGAGCGACACGGATCCTTCGCCGGGCCCAGGGCGGGGCGATGGACGTGCTGGCGACCCGCGACGCCCGATCCGTGTACAAGTCGGTGCTGGACCTGGCGAGTGATTACGCCGTGACCCGCCACGCCGCCGACAGCATCCGACTCCTCACGCCGCTCGATTCCCGGTCCGCCATGGAATCACGCCTCGAAACCGTCATGGACGCCGTGGCCGTCTGGAACGCACTCGACGAGTCGACTCGGGAGGGCGTCATCGAGGCGTTCGACGCCTACGACAGCGTCGAAGGCGGTGATCTCGCCGGCGTCCGGACCGCACTGGCATTGCGGGAGACCGGTGTCACCGACGGTGTGTTCGCGCCGCTCGCAGACCTCGAGGTCGAACAGCTCGACGCCGCGGCCGACGCGCTCGCCGCGCTCTCGGCGGACGGCGTCGCGGCCGGGGCTGACGACCGTCTCGACGATCTGAGGACGCAGCTCGGGGCGATCGAGGATATGGCCGCCGACGCCGAGTCGGTGATCGCCACGATCCGCGACGCTGGCGTCCGGGGTGGCGACGAGTTCCGCGAGCGATTCGTCGACCACGTCGTCAGCGAAGCCGGCGTCGATGTCGGGGCCGTCAGGGAGGCGATGGTCACCGACGCCCCGGACGTGACCGACTTCGTTTCGGAGACGCTTCGCGGCCTCGCCGCGGATCGACGTGACGCCGTCGAGGAACGCGAGGCGGACGTCCGCGAGCGCCTCGAAACGAGCCTGGAACTCGCCCGCGAGGACGTCGACGCCGCTGTCGACGTCGTCGACGAGATTGCCCGAGACGTCTCGCTGGCCCGGTTCGCTCGTGCGTTCGATCTCACCGCGCCGACCTATCGTGAGGGACGGGTGCTAGCCGTCGAGAACGCTCGCAACCTCGAACTGATGGGTGGAGATGTCGCCGTCCAGCCGGTCACCTACGGGATCGGCGACCACTCGCTGTCGGTGGCCGGCGCGAACGAACCGCCACGGGGCGACCGCGTCGCCGTCCTGACAGGAGCCAACAGCGGCGGGAAGACGACGCTGCTGGAGACGCTCGCGCAGGTGCAGTTGCTCGCCCAGATGGGGCTGCCCGTGCCAGCGGATGCCGCCGAAGTGGGGGTCGTCGACGCCGTGGTCTTCCACCGCCGACACGCGAGTTTCAACGCGGGCGTGCTCGAATCGACACTCCGGACAGTCGTCCCGCCCCTGACTGACGAGGGACGAACCCTGATGCTTGTCGACGAGTTCGAGGCGATCACCGAACCCGGCAGCGCCGCCGATCTCCTTCACGGCCTGGTCACGCTGACGGTCGACCAGCCGGCGCTTGGCGTGTTCGTCACCCACCTGGCTGACGACCTGGAACCGCTCCCATCGGCAGCCCGAACTGACGGCATCTTCGCCGAAGGGTTGACGACGGATCTCGAACTCGAAGTCGACTATCAGCCCCGGTTTGGCACGGTCGGGCGCTCGACACCGGAGTTCATCGTCTCGCGACTCGTGGCCGACGCCGACGATCGACGCGAACGCGGCGGGTTCCAGACGCTTGCCGCGGCCGTCGGCGAGCAAGCCGTCCAGCGGACACTGTCGGACGCCGAGTGGTCCGGTTGA
- the amrA gene encoding AmmeMemoRadiSam system protein A, with the protein MATGEKDGCLDTEAGKQLLEYARAVVAAVVTDGSPPPAPDLPVLSEKRGTFVTLKSDGELRGCIGRPRPDQPLEATLNAAATEAATADPRFPPVSPDELETITVSVSVLTPPEALPDIDPADIVVGRDGLIIATGRQRGLLLPQVAADRDWSAEKFLQETARKAGLSPDGWQRENTTVKRFSAQVFAEESPHGSLRVQDYTQAAVDGQPTD; encoded by the coding sequence ATGGCAACGGGTGAGAAAGACGGCTGTCTCGACACCGAAGCCGGGAAGCAACTCCTTGAATACGCCCGAGCGGTCGTGGCGGCTGTCGTCACAGATGGGTCCCCGCCGCCGGCTCCCGATCTACCAGTCCTCTCAGAGAAACGGGGGACGTTCGTCACCCTGAAGAGCGACGGCGAACTGCGGGGCTGTATCGGCCGTCCGCGACCCGACCAACCGCTGGAAGCGACCCTGAACGCTGCCGCGACCGAGGCGGCGACGGCGGACCCACGGTTTCCCCCGGTTTCGCCGGATGAACTCGAGACGATCACGGTCTCCGTTAGCGTGTTGACACCGCCGGAAGCGCTTCCGGACATTGATCCGGCGGACATCGTCGTCGGTCGTGACGGCTTGATCATCGCGACGGGCCGACAGCGCGGACTCCTGCTCCCGCAGGTCGCCGCCGATCGGGACTGGAGTGCAGAGAAATTCCTCCAGGAGACCGCGAGGAAGGCCGGATTGTCACCTGATGGCTGGCAACGCGAGAACACGACAGTCAAGCGATTTTCGGCGCAGGTGTTTGCCGAGGAGTCTCCGCACGGGAGCCTTAGAGTGCAGGATTACACGCAGGCCGCGGTGGACGGGCAGCCGACAGACTGA
- a CDS encoding DUF357 domain-containing protein — translation MPADLAEKTDRYERLLTEALEAATVRPPEGTPLGEAAAEFEEMAQSYLEDGRHFRDDDDLVNALAAFSYGHAWLDAGARVGLFDVPTDGHLFTV, via the coding sequence ATGCCAGCCGACCTTGCCGAGAAGACCGACCGCTACGAGCGATTGCTGACCGAAGCCCTCGAGGCAGCCACGGTTCGTCCACCCGAGGGGACGCCCCTTGGGGAGGCAGCCGCGGAGTTCGAAGAGATGGCCCAGTCGTATCTCGAAGACGGCCGTCACTTTCGTGACGATGATGATCTGGTCAACGCACTTGCAGCGTTCTCCTACGGCCACGCCTGGCTCGACGCCGGTGCTCGGGTGGGGCTGTTCGACGTCCCCACGGATGGACACCTCTTCACCGTCTAA
- a CDS encoding transcription initiation factor IIB has translation MSETSTRSRPTERTSERKTDEKVEHEETKTDVCPECGGGLVTDSERGETVCGECGLVVEEDEIDPGPEWRAFDAAEKDQKSRVGAPTTNMMHDKGLSTNIGWQDKDAYGNSLSSRQREKMQRLRTWNERFRTRDSKERNLKQALGEIDRMASALGLPENVRETASVIYRRALDENLLPGRSIEGVATASLYAAARQAGNPRSLDEIERVSRIGRMELTRTYRYVVRELNLEVQPADPESYVPRFVSDLELNEEVSRRARELVDSARKEGVLSGKSPVGIAAAAIYAAALLSNERVTQGEISEVADISEVTIRNRYKELLEAKSVDGTRVQ, from the coding sequence ATGAGTGAAACATCAACCCGGTCACGACCAACAGAGCGAACTAGCGAACGCAAGACTGACGAAAAAGTCGAGCACGAGGAAACAAAGACGGACGTCTGTCCGGAGTGCGGTGGCGGCCTGGTAACGGATTCCGAGCGCGGCGAGACGGTGTGTGGTGAGTGTGGCCTCGTCGTCGAGGAGGACGAGATCGATCCTGGCCCCGAGTGGCGCGCGTTCGACGCCGCCGAGAAGGACCAGAAGTCCCGTGTCGGTGCCCCGACGACGAACATGATGCACGACAAGGGACTCTCGACCAACATCGGCTGGCAGGACAAGGACGCCTACGGCAACTCCCTCTCCAGCCGCCAGCGCGAGAAGATGCAGCGGTTGCGCACCTGGAACGAGCGCTTCCGAACCCGCGATTCAAAGGAACGCAATCTCAAGCAAGCCCTCGGCGAGATCGACCGCATGGCAAGCGCGCTTGGTCTCCCCGAAAACGTTCGGGAGACCGCCAGCGTCATCTATCGCCGTGCGCTGGACGAGAACCTCCTCCCCGGACGCTCCATCGAGGGCGTCGCCACCGCATCGCTCTATGCGGCCGCCCGCCAGGCCGGCAACCCCCGCAGTCTCGACGAAATCGAGCGCGTCTCCCGGATCGGCCGGATGGAACTCACGCGGACGTATCGATACGTCGTCCGCGAACTGAACCTGGAAGTACAGCCAGCCGATCCCGAGAGCTACGTCCCACGGTTCGTCTCCGACCTCGAACTGAACGAAGAAGTATCCCGGCGAGCCCGCGAACTCGTCGATTCAGCCCGAAAAGAGGGGGTTCTCAGCGGGAAGAGTCCCGTCGGGATCGCCGCCGCCGCGATCTATGCAGCAGCCCTCTTGAGCAACGAACGAGTGACCCAGGGTGAGATTTCGGAGGTGGCAGACATCTCAGAGGTCACGATCCGGAATCGCTACAAGGAACTCCTCGAGGCAAAATCAGTCGACGGCACGCGAGTACAGTGA
- a CDS encoding FUN14 domain-containing protein: MVEFNPLQLGLDSPQQLGLEVGGGAVIGGVIGFAAKKIAKLIAIIIGLELALFKFLETRGILEVNWDAISGAAENATGVATNATGMVNNSTAGGAATAQPPSWVMSALSTLPIGAGFTGGFLVGFKKG, from the coding sequence ATGGTAGAATTCAATCCGCTACAGCTCGGGCTGGACAGCCCACAACAGCTGGGACTGGAAGTGGGTGGTGGCGCGGTGATCGGCGGCGTGATCGGGTTTGCGGCCAAGAAGATCGCGAAACTCATCGCAATCATCATCGGGCTGGAACTTGCGCTGTTCAAGTTCCTCGAGACCAGGGGAATTCTGGAAGTGAACTGGGATGCGATCTCCGGCGCAGCGGAAAATGCAACCGGCGTCGCGACCAACGCCACCGGGATGGTCAACAACTCGACAGCCGGTGGTGCTGCAACCGCCCAGCCCCCGTCGTGGGTGATGAGCGCCCTCTCGACGCTGCCGATCGGTGCCGGTTTCACCGGTGGCTTCCTGGTCGGCTTCAAGAAAGGATAG